A single window of Shewanella sp. Choline-02u-19 DNA harbors:
- a CDS encoding LysR substrate-binding domain-containing protein, giving the protein MNNNIPLRALQIFESCARLESCSLAANELSITQSAVSQQIKQLEDYFLEKLFYRNSGKINLTEAGLELRQRLSPVFYDLNSVCASLVPTMSGEVRVHSYTSLAARWLVPNMEKLRREYPELNINVGMFQNDIEMSDMIADIFIVTRESQDGYVFKPLIKETLIAFCSPEYLEKSKKITSQNLHDHCLLFSKHKDYGLDWDSWFRDNGIEMSSVQKKLVFNHNMLAVQAAIYGEGVVLGVEQTLKVEIDSGNLVKLDLPSCYSGFNYSIAYKASKQRDARIMKIVDWICDKYPRVGSSK; this is encoded by the coding sequence ATGAATAATAATATTCCGTTAAGAGCACTTCAGATTTTTGAGTCCTGCGCAAGATTAGAAAGTTGCTCTCTTGCTGCTAATGAATTGAGTATTACTCAAAGTGCTGTATCGCAGCAGATTAAACAGCTGGAAGACTACTTCTTAGAAAAGCTATTTTATCGGAATTCAGGAAAAATCAACTTAACTGAAGCAGGCCTTGAACTGAGGCAGAGACTGTCTCCGGTTTTCTATGACTTGAATAGTGTCTGTGCCAGTCTGGTTCCAACGATGTCTGGTGAGGTCAGGGTGCACTCCTATACTTCTCTCGCGGCCAGATGGTTGGTTCCAAATATGGAGAAGTTGAGAAGGGAATATCCTGAGTTGAATATTAACGTCGGCATGTTTCAAAATGACATCGAAATGAGCGATATGATTGCCGATATATTTATCGTAACTCGAGAGTCGCAAGATGGTTATGTGTTTAAGCCGCTTATTAAAGAGACGCTTATTGCATTTTGTAGTCCTGAATATCTTGAAAAGTCGAAAAAAATTACGTCGCAAAATTTACATGATCACTGTTTGTTATTTTCCAAACATAAAGATTATGGTCTGGACTGGGATAGCTGGTTCAGGGATAACGGTATCGAAATGAGTTCCGTTCAGAAGAAGTTAGTGTTTAATCATAATATGCTAGCGGTTCAAGCTGCGATATATGGAGAAGGTGTTGTACTGGGGGTTGAACAAACCTTGAAGGTTGAAATCGATTCGGGCAACCTGGTTAAATTAGATCTTCCTTCATGTTATTCAGGTTTTAATTATTCGATAGCCTATAAAGCATCGAAGCAGCGCGATGCAAGGATCATGAAAATCGTTGATTGGATCTGTGACAAATATCCTCGTGTGGGTAGTAGTAAGTAA
- a CDS encoding alpha/beta hydrolase: MPLDPKVEQFLQKVRDSGAPAYEDMTPAQSRRDDLTALATATPSRKPESVSAIEHRFIPGPTADLPIRIYRPEGVEDTGELQPGLIFIHGSGWVVSNIETNDSFSRALANRTGAVVIAINYQKAPEHKFPIPMDDCYASTQWVFEYASQLGLDANRIGILGDSAGGNLAAAVCLRLRDENGPKLAYQVLVYPAVQYGWHTPSAVANAEGYLLQQASMKYYWNHYVRSETDAKNPYCSPLDAADHSGLPPTLIYTAEYDPLCDDGCHYAQKLQACGVLVKHKMYGGVIHGFIKMLGVFDQADEFLDEVSQDLSVILG, from the coding sequence ATGCCGCTCGACCCAAAAGTTGAACAGTTTTTGCAAAAGGTGCGTGACTCGGGTGCTCCAGCTTATGAGGATATGACGCCGGCACAGTCCAGACGTGACGATCTAACCGCATTAGCCACGGCAACACCAAGCCGTAAACCAGAAAGCGTTTCTGCGATTGAACATAGATTTATTCCAGGGCCAACGGCCGACCTACCCATTCGTATCTATCGTCCTGAAGGCGTTGAAGACACGGGAGAGTTGCAGCCTGGGCTTATCTTTATTCATGGCAGTGGTTGGGTTGTATCTAACATCGAAACCAATGATTCATTTAGTCGAGCGTTGGCTAATCGCACTGGAGCTGTTGTCATTGCCATTAATTACCAGAAGGCACCGGAGCACAAGTTTCCTATCCCTATGGATGATTGTTATGCCTCGACACAATGGGTTTTTGAGTATGCATCTCAACTTGGCTTGGATGCGAATAGAATTGGTATTTTAGGTGACAGTGCGGGCGGTAATCTTGCTGCTGCTGTGTGTTTACGTCTGCGTGATGAAAATGGACCTAAGCTGGCATATCAGGTATTGGTTTACCCAGCAGTGCAGTACGGGTGGCATACGCCTTCGGCTGTCGCCAATGCCGAAGGTTATTTGCTCCAGCAAGCCAGTATGAAATATTACTGGAATCACTATGTACGCAGCGAAACCGATGCCAAAAATCCCTATTGCTCGCCCCTCGATGCTGCCGACCACAGTGGGTTACCACCGACATTGATCTATACCGCCGAGTATGATCCCTTATGCGATGATGGCTGTCATTATGCACAAAAACTTCAGGCATGCGGTGTGCTGGTAAAACATAAGATGTATGGCGGCGTCATTCACGGTTTCATAAAAATGTTGGGTGTGTTTGATCAAGCCGATGAATTTCTCGATGAAGTCAGCCAAGATCTCAGTGTTATATTGGGATAG
- the caiE gene encoding carnitine operon protein CaiE codes for MPCYEFEGLVPVVDPSAYVHPTAVLIGDVIVGADVYIGPTASLRGDYGRLILEQGSNLQDGCIMHGYAGMDTVVEQDGHIGHGAILHGCVIKRNALVGMNAVVMDGAVIGCDSIVGAMSFVKGSFQGEPRQLLVGSPAKVIRQVSEQDLHWKGLNTLEYQLLAGRSSRSMHEVEPLTQVEANRPRLMGSTEVQPKS; via the coding sequence ATGCCCTGTTATGAATTTGAAGGCTTAGTGCCAGTGGTAGATCCCAGTGCCTATGTTCACCCGACTGCAGTATTAATCGGTGATGTAATCGTCGGTGCAGATGTCTATATTGGGCCAACTGCATCGTTGCGTGGTGATTATGGTCGGCTGATTTTAGAGCAAGGTTCCAATCTGCAAGATGGCTGCATCATGCACGGTTATGCGGGTATGGATACCGTGGTTGAGCAGGACGGTCATATCGGTCATGGCGCCATTTTGCATGGTTGTGTGATTAAGCGAAATGCCCTCGTCGGCATGAACGCGGTGGTGATGGATGGTGCCGTGATTGGGTGTGACAGTATTGTTGGTGCAATGAGCTTTGTAAAAGGAAGTTTTCAAGGCGAACCGCGGCAACTGCTGGTTGGCTCGCCAGCTAAGGTCATTCGGCAGGTATCTGAGCAAGATTTACATTGGAAAGGGCTCAATACCTTAGAGTATCAGCTATTAGCGGGTCGCTCGTCGAGATCGATGCATGAGGTCGAGCCGTTGACTCAGGTTGAGGCTAATCGTCCACGTTTAATGGGATCTACCGAGGTACAGCCGAAAAGTTAG
- a CDS encoding MaoC/PaaZ C-terminal domain-containing protein, protein MALKLEMQGQIYGPFINEYTQKDVMLFALGCGAGSDGKTDLDYVYEKNLKVLPMFAAIQIVDAEVTKTIDYGFQWGGSLHWGFDLHIHQPLPTCPGKLSTTVLLKGLFDRGEGRGCLAQHIGETFDEAGTKLFTNESWDCALYDGGFGGPKAPRDIVEMPERAPDFEIEQAIPLNQALIYRLSGDDHPQHVDWEYAQEFGHPKPNLHGVSTAGVACCHIIQAMFPGKPERLTRFKTRLTKSLYPGSTVKTQIWRWDDNCIHFKMVDANDPEMVYLNFGLVEWQ, encoded by the coding sequence ATGGCGTTAAAATTAGAGATGCAGGGACAAATATACGGCCCCTTCATCAATGAATATACACAAAAAGATGTCATGTTGTTTGCACTGGGTTGTGGTGCAGGAAGTGACGGTAAAACAGATTTAGATTATGTGTATGAAAAGAATTTAAAAGTATTACCTATGTTTGCGGCAATACAAATTGTCGACGCTGAGGTGACCAAGACTATAGATTATGGTTTCCAGTGGGGTGGATCTCTGCATTGGGGATTTGATCTCCATATTCATCAGCCATTACCCACCTGTCCGGGGAAATTGAGCACTACAGTGTTGCTAAAAGGCCTGTTTGATCGAGGTGAAGGCCGTGGCTGCCTCGCTCAACATATCGGCGAAACCTTCGATGAAGCTGGTACAAAACTCTTTACTAACGAGAGCTGGGATTGTGCCCTCTATGACGGTGGCTTCGGTGGACCTAAGGCGCCCAGAGATATCGTTGAGATGCCTGAACGAGCACCTGATTTTGAAATTGAACAAGCAATTCCACTTAACCAGGCGCTTATTTACCGACTATCTGGTGACGATCATCCCCAACATGTCGACTGGGAGTATGCTCAGGAATTTGGTCACCCTAAGCCAAACCTGCATGGAGTGAGCACAGCTGGTGTTGCCTGTTGTCACATTATTCAGGCCATGTTTCCCGGCAAACCTGAACGTCTGACGCGTTTTAAAACCCGTCTCACCAAATCATTGTATCCGGGCAGCACAGTGAAAACCCAAATCTGGAGATGGGACGATAACTGTATTCACTTCAAAATGGTGGATGCCAACGATCCTGAGATGGTCTATCTGAACTTTGGCCTCGTAGAGTGGCAATAG
- the caiD gene encoding crotonobetainyl-CoA hydratase, translating to MSESLHIVRNGSILEITLDRPKANAIDAKTSFEMGEAFLAFREDPELRVAIITGAGARFFSAGWDLKAAAEGEAPDADFGPGGFAGLTEIFDLDKPVIAAVNGYAFGGGFELALAADMIVCSENASFALPEAKLGIVPDSGGMLRLPKLLPPAIVNELMMTGRGMGAEEALRWGVVNRVVESDKLMETARELALQIAQGAPLAIAAIKEIYRETAELSVEEGYRHIRTATLKNYPSVLRSEDASEGPLAFSEKRDPVWKGR from the coding sequence ATGAGCGAATCATTACACATCGTCCGAAATGGCAGTATTTTAGAAATTACCTTGGACAGACCCAAGGCGAATGCCATTGACGCCAAAACCAGTTTTGAGATGGGAGAAGCCTTCCTGGCATTTCGTGAAGACCCAGAACTGCGCGTCGCCATTATTACCGGTGCCGGTGCACGTTTCTTCTCTGCTGGTTGGGATCTGAAAGCCGCGGCCGAAGGTGAAGCACCAGATGCTGATTTTGGCCCAGGTGGATTTGCGGGTTTAACCGAGATTTTTGATCTAGACAAGCCTGTCATCGCAGCGGTAAATGGCTATGCATTCGGTGGTGGTTTTGAACTTGCGCTTGCGGCAGACATGATTGTTTGTTCTGAGAATGCCAGTTTTGCTTTGCCTGAAGCCAAACTCGGTATTGTGCCTGACAGCGGCGGAATGCTACGTCTGCCTAAATTGTTACCGCCTGCAATTGTCAATGAGTTGATGATGACTGGCCGTGGTATGGGCGCCGAAGAAGCACTTCGTTGGGGCGTCGTTAACCGCGTGGTTGAAAGCGATAAACTGATGGAGACCGCGCGTGAATTGGCTCTGCAAATAGCTCAGGGCGCACCTTTGGCCATTGCCGCAATTAAAGAAATATATCGCGAAACGGCTGAGCTATCAGTTGAAGAAGGCTATCGTCATATCCGCACCGCAACCTTGAAAAATTATCCGTCAGTATTGCGTTCAGAAGATGCGTCAGAGGGACCTCTCGCTTTTTCTGAGAAGCGTGACCCTGTTTGGAAAGGCCGATAA
- the caiC gene encoding crotonobetaine/carnitine-CoA ligase: MDIVGSKTIRCMWEERARKYSDNTALVFEDAAGDVREFTYSALNDEINKAANLFLQLGINKGDKVAVQLYNSPQFIFCWFGLAKIGAVIVPLNTQYVYGECNYIINKCDVKAVVIEEEFLPTFKRIAQDDDNLVTNILVARSISTDISNAINFDKLMSQQSSQLDKMVPLSSDDVVEILCTSGTTSRPKGVEITHCNLLFAGYYTAWQTNLRSDDIYLTMMPSFHIDFQCNAAMAAFTVGARLVMLEKYSARKFWKQVCDYKATITHSMPMIVRTLMLQPVMPHEREHCLRDMLFFMHISDQEKSDFERRFKIELFNSYGMTETLVGLIGDTPGEERHWPSIGRPGLSYDAKITDANGDEVAPNVVGDLRVKGVPGRTILKGYYKDPEATAQVLTADGWLYTGDKGYVDERGLFYFVDRKTNMIKRSGENISSSEIEKVLMSHPYILDAAVIGVPDHIRDEAVKAFVIFNEGESLSVDNILNYCSENMAKFKVPSIVEIRKFFPRTCTCKVDKKLLA; the protein is encoded by the coding sequence ATGGATATCGTTGGTAGCAAAACAATCAGATGCATGTGGGAAGAGCGTGCGCGTAAATATAGTGATAACACAGCATTAGTTTTTGAGGATGCTGCTGGCGATGTCCGAGAGTTTACTTATAGTGCACTGAATGACGAAATTAACAAGGCAGCAAACTTATTCCTTCAGTTAGGTATTAATAAGGGGGATAAAGTCGCTGTACAGTTATATAACAGCCCTCAATTTATATTCTGTTGGTTTGGGTTAGCAAAAATTGGCGCTGTTATCGTTCCTCTTAATACGCAATATGTATATGGAGAGTGTAATTACATCATTAATAAATGTGATGTAAAAGCGGTGGTTATTGAAGAGGAGTTTCTGCCTACTTTTAAAAGAATAGCGCAGGATGACGATAATTTAGTCACTAATATCTTAGTGGCAAGGTCGATAAGTACAGATATTTCGAATGCGATTAATTTCGATAAGCTTATGAGCCAACAATCTAGTCAGTTAGACAAGATGGTGCCATTAAGCAGTGATGATGTGGTCGAAATTTTATGTACCTCTGGCACAACCTCCAGGCCTAAGGGAGTGGAGATCACTCACTGTAATCTTCTGTTCGCGGGTTATTACACAGCCTGGCAAACAAACTTGAGATCTGATGACATCTATTTAACTATGATGCCCAGCTTTCATATCGACTTTCAGTGCAATGCGGCTATGGCTGCGTTTACTGTTGGTGCGCGTTTAGTCATGCTTGAGAAGTACAGTGCACGTAAGTTTTGGAAGCAGGTTTGCGATTATAAGGCCACTATCACCCACAGTATGCCGATGATAGTTCGGACTTTAATGTTGCAGCCGGTCATGCCCCATGAACGCGAGCATTGTCTTCGTGACATGTTGTTTTTTATGCACATTTCAGATCAGGAAAAGTCAGATTTCGAAAGACGATTCAAGATTGAGTTGTTTAATTCCTATGGTATGACTGAGACCTTAGTCGGTTTAATCGGTGACACGCCAGGTGAAGAACGTCACTGGCCGTCCATCGGCAGACCGGGTCTCTCCTATGACGCTAAGATCACCGATGCTAATGGCGATGAAGTTGCGCCAAATGTTGTTGGCGATCTGCGAGTCAAAGGGGTTCCCGGGAGAACCATACTCAAGGGGTACTATAAGGATCCAGAAGCGACAGCACAGGTCTTGACTGCTGACGGTTGGCTCTACACCGGAGATAAAGGATATGTCGATGAAAGGGGATTATTTTATTTTGTCGATAGAAAGACAAATATGATTAAACGCTCTGGAGAGAATATTTCAAGTAGTGAAATTGAAAAAGTTCTGATGTCTCATCCCTATATTCTCGATGCTGCGGTTATCGGTGTTCCGGATCATATCCGTGATGAAGCAGTAAAAGCCTTCGTTATTTTTAATGAGGGCGAGTCATTGAGTGTCGATAATATACTCAATTATTGTTCTGAAAATATGGCTAAGTTTAAAGTTCCATCTATTGTTGAAATAAGAAAGTTCTTCCCAAGAACGTGTACTTGTAAAGTAGACAAGAAACTTCTTGCATGA
- the caiB gene encoding L-carnitine CoA-transferase encodes MSKKLTTPTFGPLAGVRVVFSGIEIAGPFAGQMLAEWGAEVIWIENVAYADTIRVQPNYPELSRRNLHALSLNIFKDEGRDAFLKLMETTDIFIEASKGPAFARRGITDEVLWQHNKKLVVAHLSGFGQYGTDEYTNLPAYNTIAQAFSGYLIQNGDKDQPMPAFPYTADYFSGMTATTSALAALYRVRETGVGESIDIAMYEVMLRMGQYFMMDHFNGGEMCPRMTKGKDPYYAGCGLYTCKDGYIVMELVGAMQIEEMFKDMNISHLFGTEEIPAGTQLIHRVECPFGELVEDSLDAYLATRTIEEALARFAELKVASAKVLTVPELETNPQYVARESITEWQNIDGKTCKGPNVMPKFKNNPGQIWRGMPKHGMDTANILSDIGYSDEEIQNLSEKGLAKVSGSK; translated from the coding sequence ATGTCAAAGAAATTAACCACTCCTACGTTCGGCCCGCTAGCAGGGGTTCGAGTTGTATTTTCCGGTATTGAAATCGCAGGGCCTTTTGCCGGCCAGATGCTTGCCGAGTGGGGCGCTGAAGTCATTTGGATTGAGAATGTGGCTTATGCAGACACCATACGTGTACAGCCTAACTATCCAGAGCTGTCTCGTCGTAATCTACATGCCTTGTCTCTGAACATCTTTAAAGATGAAGGTCGGGATGCGTTTCTAAAATTGATGGAAACGACTGATATCTTCATCGAAGCGAGTAAAGGACCCGCCTTCGCTCGTCGCGGTATCACAGACGAAGTTTTGTGGCAGCATAACAAGAAGCTGGTTGTTGCACATCTGTCAGGTTTCGGCCAGTACGGCACCGATGAGTATACCAATCTTCCAGCTTACAACACGATTGCTCAGGCATTCAGTGGTTACCTTATCCAGAACGGGGACAAGGACCAGCCTATGCCGGCTTTCCCTTATACGGCTGACTACTTCTCAGGCATGACGGCAACCACTTCAGCCTTGGCGGCCTTATACCGTGTTCGTGAAACTGGTGTCGGCGAAAGTATCGACATCGCCATGTATGAAGTGATGTTGCGTATGGGTCAGTACTTCATGATGGATCACTTCAACGGTGGTGAGATGTGCCCGCGTATGACCAAAGGTAAAGATCCTTACTATGCAGGTTGTGGTCTGTACACCTGTAAGGACGGCTATATCGTTATGGAGCTGGTCGGTGCAATGCAGATTGAAGAGATGTTCAAGGATATGAATATTTCTCATCTATTTGGCACAGAGGAGATCCCTGCAGGAACTCAGCTGATCCATCGCGTTGAATGTCCTTTCGGTGAGCTAGTTGAAGATAGTCTGGATGCCTATCTAGCCACTCGCACTATTGAAGAGGCGTTAGCAAGATTCGCCGAATTAAAAGTCGCCAGTGCTAAGGTGCTGACGGTTCCAGAGCTCGAGACTAACCCACAGTATGTGGCGCGTGAGTCTATTACCGAGTGGCAAAACATTGATGGCAAGACCTGCAAAGGGCCAAACGTGATGCCTAAGTTCAAGAATAATCCTGGTCAGATATGGCGCGGAATGCCAAAACACGGCATGGATACTGCGAATATCTTGAGTGATATTGGTTATTCGGATGAAGAAATTCAAAATTTAAGTGAAAAAGGCTTGGCCAAAGTCTCTGGTAGTAAGTGA
- the caiA gene encoding crotonobetainyl-CoA dehydrogenase encodes MDFKLNDEQELFVSGIRDLMAKENWENYFAECDENSQYPERFVKELADMGIDSLLLPEEYDGFNEGMVTLTAIWEELGRLGAPTYVLYQLPGIATVLRHGNQAQIDKIMAFRGTGKQMWNSAITEPSAGSDVGSLLTTYKRKDGKIYLTGSKCFITSAAGTPYIVVMAKDADSEKPIFTEWFVDMSKPGIKLGKLPKLGLKMDSCCELQFDELELEESDMFGEEGNGFLRVKEEFDSERFLVALTNYGAAYCAFEDAAKYANQRVQFGEAIGRYQLIQEKFAHMAIKLNSMKNMVYEAAWKCDNGVMTSGDSAMCKFYCANAGFEVIDSAMQVLGGYAIAGEHRISRMWRDIRVDRVSGGSDEMQILTLGRSVLKQYK; translated from the coding sequence ATGGATTTTAAATTAAACGACGAGCAAGAGTTATTTGTTTCTGGTATTCGCGACTTAATGGCGAAGGAGAACTGGGAAAACTACTTCGCAGAGTGTGACGAAAACAGTCAGTACCCTGAAAGGTTTGTCAAAGAGTTAGCCGATATGGGGATCGACAGTTTGTTGCTTCCTGAAGAGTACGATGGATTCAATGAAGGCATGGTAACTCTGACCGCTATTTGGGAAGAACTCGGAAGATTGGGTGCTCCCACTTACGTTCTTTACCAGCTGCCAGGTATTGCTACTGTACTGAGACACGGTAACCAAGCTCAGATCGATAAGATCATGGCATTTCGTGGCACCGGTAAGCAGATGTGGAACTCGGCGATTACTGAGCCTAGTGCCGGTTCTGACGTGGGTAGCTTGCTTACCACTTATAAAAGAAAGGATGGCAAAATTTATCTGACTGGTAGTAAGTGCTTTATCACGAGTGCGGCAGGTACGCCTTACATCGTGGTGATGGCTAAAGATGCCGATTCAGAAAAGCCAATCTTCACCGAGTGGTTTGTCGATATGTCAAAACCTGGGATCAAGCTAGGCAAACTGCCAAAGCTTGGGCTAAAAATGGACAGCTGCTGTGAGTTGCAGTTTGACGAACTTGAACTCGAAGAGTCAGACATGTTTGGTGAGGAAGGCAATGGCTTCCTTCGTGTTAAGGAGGAGTTCGATTCTGAACGTTTCCTCGTTGCACTGACCAACTATGGTGCAGCGTACTGTGCATTCGAAGATGCGGCTAAATATGCCAATCAACGTGTGCAATTCGGTGAGGCTATTGGTCGATACCAGCTGATCCAAGAGAAGTTTGCTCATATGGCTATCAAGCTTAACAGCATGAAAAACATGGTTTATGAAGCAGCTTGGAAATGTGATAACGGCGTCATGACTTCGGGTGACTCGGCAATGTGCAAATTCTACTGCGCAAATGCGGGCTTTGAAGTCATCGATTCTGCCATGCAGGTTCTGGGTGGTTACGCTATTGCCGGTGAGCATCGTATCAGCCGTATGTGGCGTGACATTCGTGTCGACAGAGTGTCTGGCGGTTCAGATGAGATGCAAATTCTGACCTTAGGTCGTTCTGTGTTGAAGCAATATAAGTAA
- the caiT gene encoding L-carnitine/gamma-butyrobetaine antiporter produces the protein MNEKTMDVDITEVKKRKVTIDPKIFFPSLLIVILLSYLTVRDLDAANLVIKDVFHYLTHTWGWAFEWYMIAMAAGWAWLVWGPYANNRLGQETPEFSTGSWIFLMFASCTSAAVLFWGSLEVYYYVTYPPFDLEALSVPAKELGLAYSLFHWGPLPWMGYGFFTVALGYFLFVKKMDVVRPSGTLEPILGKHHKGIIGTCIDNIYVVALILAMGTSLGLATPLVTECIQWLFGIPRTPAVDTIVISSWIIFNAVCVAFGLQKGVKLASDLRSYLSIIMLVWVFLIGATSFTVNYFTESVGVMLDLLPRMLFYTSSISEGSFPQDWTVFYWAWWVVYGIQMCIFLAKISRGRKVRELCLTMVGGLTASTWFLWTILGSNTMNLMNENIINMPQLISEHGAARAIIETWAALPYSTITMWGFFILCFLATVTLINACSYTLAMSTCKGVDADNEPPVWVRVGWSVLVGVIGIVLLSLGGLKPLQTAIIAGGAPLIIVNVMIIISFLKDARKNKWSS, from the coding sequence ATGAATGAAAAAACGATGGATGTAGATATCACCGAAGTAAAAAAGAGGAAGGTCACTATTGACCCGAAAATATTTTTTCCTTCATTGCTTATCGTCATATTGCTTTCTTACTTGACTGTAAGAGATCTGGACGCAGCTAATTTGGTAATTAAGGATGTATTTCACTATTTGACCCACACATGGGGTTGGGCGTTTGAATGGTACATGATCGCAATGGCAGCGGGTTGGGCTTGGCTGGTCTGGGGACCCTATGCAAACAATCGCTTAGGTCAGGAAACACCTGAATTCAGTACCGGAAGTTGGATCTTCCTAATGTTTGCTTCCTGTACATCGGCAGCAGTGTTGTTCTGGGGGTCGTTAGAAGTCTATTACTATGTAACTTATCCTCCCTTCGATCTCGAAGCACTGTCGGTTCCAGCAAAAGAGTTAGGACTTGCTTATAGTCTCTTCCATTGGGGACCTCTGCCTTGGATGGGTTACGGCTTCTTTACCGTTGCTTTGGGTTACTTCCTGTTCGTTAAGAAAATGGATGTAGTTCGTCCCAGTGGCACCTTAGAGCCGATTCTAGGTAAACATCATAAGGGGATTATTGGTACTTGTATCGATAACATCTATGTGGTCGCCTTGATCCTTGCTATGGGTACCAGCCTAGGTCTGGCTACACCTCTAGTGACTGAGTGTATCCAATGGTTGTTCGGCATTCCTCGTACCCCGGCAGTCGATACAATCGTTATCTCTTCATGGATTATCTTTAACGCTGTGTGTGTCGCCTTCGGTCTACAGAAGGGCGTTAAGCTTGCCAGTGATCTGCGTAGCTACCTAAGTATCATCATGCTTGTTTGGGTGTTCCTTATCGGCGCCACCAGCTTCACGGTTAACTACTTCACTGAGTCAGTCGGTGTCATGTTGGACCTACTGCCTCGCATGCTCTTCTATACCAGTTCAATCAGTGAAGGCAGCTTCCCGCAAGATTGGACCGTGTTCTACTGGGCTTGGTGGGTAGTGTATGGCATTCAGATGTGTATCTTCCTGGCTAAGATCTCTCGTGGTCGTAAAGTACGAGAGCTTTGTCTGACAATGGTGGGTGGTTTGACGGCTTCTACTTGGTTCCTTTGGACCATTCTGGGCAGTAACACCATGAACTTGATGAATGAAAATATCATCAACATGCCTCAGCTAATTTCTGAACATGGTGCTGCCAGAGCGATCATCGAAACCTGGGCTGCACTACCGTATAGCACGATTACCATGTGGGGCTTCTTCATCTTATGTTTCCTCGCAACGGTCACCCTGATCAACGCCTGTTCTTACACGTTGGCGATGTCTACCTGTAAGGGAGTCGATGCTGATAACGAGCCACCAGTGTGGGTGCGTGTGGGTTGGTCTGTACTTGTAGGTGTTATCGGTATCGTGTTGTTGTCACTGGGCGGACTTAAGCCTCTACAGACGGCAATTATTGCCGGTGGTGCGCCGCTGATTATCGTCAATGTCATGATTATTATCTCTTTCTTGAAAGATGCTCGTAAAAACAAATGGAGCTCTTAG
- a CDS encoding electron transfer flavoprotein, which translates to MKIITCYKLVPEEQDISVKADGVLDTSKAAPKINQFDLNAVEAAVEIKALVGECKITALSIGGKALDNPKARKDILSRGPDELTVVVDERFEQALPHQTARVLASAAKKNGFDLIICGDGSGDLYAQQVGLQLGELLDVATINAVSKIVSVQDGKLTVERALDDEVEVLEITLPAVISVSADINDPSIPSMKTILAASKKPVTKLNIEDLELAEIPVLVESVSVLAPKQTDRKKIIIDGDDEKQVAEFAEYLRKALN; encoded by the coding sequence ATGAAAATTATTACGTGTTACAAATTAGTTCCTGAAGAGCAAGATATCTCGGTGAAAGCTGACGGTGTTCTGGACACCAGCAAAGCTGCACCAAAGATCAACCAGTTTGATCTCAATGCGGTAGAAGCTGCGGTCGAAATCAAAGCCCTTGTTGGAGAATGCAAGATCACCGCCTTAAGCATAGGCGGCAAGGCTTTAGATAACCCTAAAGCGCGTAAAGACATCCTCTCTCGCGGACCCGATGAGCTAACGGTTGTCGTTGACGAAAGATTCGAACAGGCTCTGCCTCATCAGACTGCCCGTGTATTAGCGTCTGCCGCAAAGAAAAATGGCTTTGATCTGATTATTTGTGGTGATGGCTCAGGTGACTTATACGCGCAACAAGTGGGTCTACAACTGGGTGAGTTACTGGACGTTGCCACCATCAATGCCGTCAGTAAAATAGTGTCAGTCCAAGACGGTAAGCTTACCGTTGAAAGAGCCTTAGACGATGAAGTCGAAGTGCTTGAGATCACCTTACCTGCCGTTATTTCTGTTTCAGCCGATATTAACGATCCATCAATCCCATCGATGAAGACTATTTTAGCCGCATCCAAAAAGCCGGTAACTAAGTTAAATATCGAAGATCTCGAGCTTGCTGAAATACCTGTTCTGGTTGAATCCGTTTCAGTACTGGCACCAAAACAAACTGATCGTAAGAAGATCATTATTGACGGCGATGATGAAAAACAAGTCGCAGAATTTGCAGAATACCTGCGCAAAGCACTTAACTAA